Proteins found in one Microbispora sp. ZYX-F-249 genomic segment:
- a CDS encoding WS/DGAT/MGAT family O-acyltransferase — MAQQVSAFDAQFLNFETATNLAHIAALTILDPSGRPGGALTREDVIALLKRRLHLAPPLRRRLVQVPFGLDHPYWAEDREIDFDYHVRDLALPPPGDDHKLAEQVARLHAARLDRGRPLWEIYLIHGLAEGRVAIYTKVHHAAVDGVTGTEVLAALMDFETEPADVPLPEAGPQEAPDAVEMIIRGVARVLDNPFALLRFVAEAMPRLDEVPFVAQLPGAGLVSRFVRGIGSGAAESLPELPRMVVPRTPFSGPISRHRRFAFGQLPLDEVKRIKNAFGVTVNDVVMAMCATALRRWLVKRDELPRQPLAAGIPVSTRGQAANGSAANEVMLTMTTLPTDVADPRDRLLSVNRSMRLIKERLAAAPAAWLLEFSQAMPAALSALAAKSAFRIASRAAPAMNLLVSNVPGPQTPLYVCGARVTALYPMSVITDVSGGINITVFSYDGRLGFGIVTDRDMVPDVWDLIDYLRDSLAEYGALSGRAQPRTRRARQRAEPGRENTP; from the coding sequence ATGGCACAGCAAGTCAGCGCCTTCGACGCGCAGTTCCTCAACTTCGAGACGGCCACCAACCTCGCGCACATCGCGGCGCTCACGATCCTCGACCCCTCCGGCAGGCCGGGTGGCGCGCTGACCCGCGAGGACGTGATCGCGCTGCTCAAACGGCGGCTCCATCTCGCGCCGCCGCTGCGCAGGCGGCTGGTCCAGGTGCCCTTCGGACTCGATCACCCCTACTGGGCGGAGGACCGCGAGATCGACTTCGACTACCACGTACGGGACCTGGCGCTGCCTCCTCCCGGCGACGACCACAAGCTCGCCGAGCAGGTCGCCCGGCTGCACGCGGCGCGGCTCGACCGGGGGCGGCCGCTGTGGGAGATCTACCTGATCCACGGCCTGGCCGAGGGCAGGGTGGCGATCTACACGAAGGTCCACCACGCCGCCGTCGACGGCGTCACGGGGACCGAGGTGCTGGCCGCGCTGATGGACTTCGAGACCGAGCCTGCCGACGTGCCGCTTCCGGAGGCCGGGCCGCAGGAGGCCCCCGACGCGGTGGAAATGATCATCAGAGGCGTCGCGCGGGTGCTGGACAACCCGTTCGCCCTGCTGCGGTTCGTGGCCGAGGCGATGCCGCGGCTGGACGAGGTGCCGTTCGTGGCCCAGCTCCCGGGGGCGGGGCTGGTCTCGCGGTTCGTCCGCGGCATCGGGAGCGGCGCCGCCGAGAGCCTGCCGGAGCTGCCGCGCATGGTTGTGCCGCGCACTCCGTTCTCCGGGCCGATCTCGCGGCACCGCCGGTTCGCGTTCGGCCAGCTGCCGCTGGACGAGGTCAAGCGGATCAAGAACGCCTTCGGCGTCACGGTGAACGACGTCGTCATGGCGATGTGCGCCACCGCGCTGCGCCGCTGGCTGGTCAAGCGCGACGAGCTGCCCCGTCAGCCGCTGGCCGCCGGGATCCCGGTGTCCACCCGGGGGCAGGCCGCCAACGGATCGGCCGCCAACGAGGTCATGCTGACCATGACCACCCTGCCGACGGACGTGGCCGACCCGCGTGACCGGCTGCTGTCGGTGAACCGCTCGATGCGGCTGATCAAGGAACGGCTCGCCGCGGCGCCGGCGGCCTGGCTCCTGGAGTTCAGCCAGGCGATGCCGGCCGCGCTGAGCGCGCTGGCGGCCAAGTCCGCCTTCCGGATCGCCTCGCGTGCGGCTCCCGCGATGAACCTGCTGGTCTCCAACGTGCCGGGGCCCCAGACTCCGCTCTACGTGTGCGGGGCCCGGGTCACCGCGCTCTACCCCATGTCGGTGATCACGGACGTCAGCGGGGGAATCAACATCACCGTTTTCTCCTACGACGGCAGGCTCGGCTTCGGCATCGTCACCGACCGCGACATGGTGCCCGACGTGTGGGACCTCATCGACTATCTCCGGGACTCGCTGGCCGAGTACGGCGCTCTGTCCGGCCGGGCCCAGCCCCGTACGCGCAGGGCGCGGCAGCGGGCGGAGCCGGGTCGGGAGAATACCCCGTAG
- a CDS encoding peptidylprolyl isomerase — translation MNGPDAPLDGGAVAGFRPPEGAASEGASGGVRPTEGAAAGDGIAAMVGEEAITVARIDRRLRLLRGGPLAARLPSPGTAEGRNLRRWLVQVMVAETLAEQEAARLGLPAGPPGPLTAPSGSAVPCMSAVPCMSAVPCMSGEPCVSAGPCVREEPCVRAGRSGRAEPGSTVRPVLTPAAALRAGGVAAAVLMTTPAARAVCRALAAGRAPSEEEARDYYLRNLDRFTTPETRWVRPFGPVRRGEIAGPIEDAVFAAREGETVGPVEGPGGPWTLLIERIEAARREPYTSARERILAELAEESAERAFARWLDARHAGSVVLMPGYEHPADPAQPDATHRH, via the coding sequence GTGAACGGCCCGGATGCTCCCCTGGACGGCGGCGCCGTGGCCGGGTTCCGCCCGCCGGAGGGCGCCGCTTCTGAGGGCGCGTCGGGAGGCGTCCGCCCGACGGAGGGCGCCGCCGCGGGCGACGGGATCGCGGCGATGGTGGGGGAGGAGGCGATCACGGTCGCCCGGATCGACCGGCGGCTGCGCCTGCTGCGCGGCGGCCCGCTCGCCGCCCGGCTGCCGAGCCCGGGGACGGCCGAGGGCCGCAACCTGCGCCGCTGGCTGGTGCAGGTCATGGTGGCCGAGACGCTGGCCGAGCAGGAGGCGGCCCGCCTCGGCCTGCCAGCCGGCCCTCCAGGTCCGCTCACGGCCCCGTCCGGGAGCGCCGTGCCCTGCATGAGCGCCGTGCCCTGCATGAGCGCTGTGCCCTGCATGAGCGGCGAGCCCTGCGTCAGTGCCGGCCCTTGTGTGCGCGAGGAGCCATGTGTGCGCGCCGGCCGGTCCGGGCGCGCGGAGCCGGGCTCCACCGTGCGGCCGGTCCTCACTCCGGCCGCCGCGCTCCGGGCGGGCGGCGTGGCGGCCGCCGTCCTGATGACGACACCGGCCGCGAGGGCGGTGTGCCGAGCGCTCGCCGCCGGTCGCGCGCCGTCGGAGGAGGAGGCGCGCGACTACTACCTGCGCAACCTCGACCGGTTCACCACGCCGGAGACGCGCTGGGTCCGTCCGTTCGGGCCGGTCCGGCGCGGGGAGATCGCCGGGCCGATCGAGGACGCGGTCTTCGCGGCCCGCGAGGGCGAGACGGTCGGGCCCGTGGAGGGCCCCGGCGGTCCCTGGACCCTGCTGATCGAGCGGATCGAGGCGGCGCGGCGCGAGCCGTACACCTCGGCGCGGGAGCGGATACTCGCGGAGCTGGCGGAGGAGAGCGCGGAGCGGGCCTTCGCCCGGTGGCTCGACGCGCGGCACGCCGGCTCGGTGGTGCTCATGCCGGGGTACGAGCACCCCGCCGACCCGGCACAGCCCGACGCCACCCACCGGCACTGA
- a CDS encoding glycoside hydrolase family 38 N-terminal domain-containing protein yields the protein MRVTAVESTEVFVRAASGGGPRQVVRVVLGEVPDDASPVVEVSGPGVRGEHRADGRPPGMTLEVPVEAAAPAAVPGARVPITVRAAAGRERCTAEGELLVSEPGWTVWMIPHFHYDPVWWNTQAAYTATWDHAGGAAQANRQEFQYAGFDLVRLHLETARREPGYAFVLAEVDYLKPYWNAHPEDRAYLRRLLAEGRLEIMGGTYNEPNTNLTGPEATIRNIVHGIGFQRDVLGGDPATAWQLDAFGHDPQFPGLAAEAGLTSSSWARGPYHQWGPMLAGGGWGDPSVMQFPSEFEWVSPSGRGVTTHYMPAHYSAGWWMDSAPTLEQAEAAVYELFTLLKKVAATRNVLLPVGTDYTPPNKWVMEIQRDWNRRYVSPRFVCGLPRQFFAAVRDEGVRLTPQTRDMNPVYTGKDVSYIDTKQVQRHAETRLADAEKFAAVATATLGAPYPHAALDKAWRQIAYGAHHDGITGSESDQVYLDLMTGWREAWDLGGRVLDASLRRLGEGLTGVAVWNPSSWPRTDLVRVRLTLPEPGAYGVRLESGGGLLLEHPERHPDGSLAAVDAVFVAAGVPALGYRTFRLAPTAEPAPIGWAAGEGTRIGNATHAVEVDPERGGTVSSLIVEGRELLQRGRAGNELLVYDEHPAHPRFGEGPWHLVPSGGVTGSAGAPAEVTVAECPAGRRITVTGRIGPVAYTQEITLWDGLPRVDLTTHVDEFHGSDVLLRLRWPVRVPGALPVSEVAGAVVGRGFGLIDVDSAEHPWTLDNPAHNWFALSSTARVVLRSPAGRPLGARAIGVAEIIAPVDAAAGDLRDLAVALVRQGVTSTCSTGPGPRYGDLAVDSNLPDVRIAVGTPEENPFVAALLDDAEAAELRARLAAGGRARLWVPADEPLEKVWVPGADLTGLRDLPVLVVCGEGVVEELAADLADAAVEVVAESEQADACLDDYTIGLINRGTPGFAVDPSGALHVSLMRSCTGWPSGVWIDPPRRTAPDGSNFQLQHWTHTFECSLVAAPGDWRAADLVRLGHDVNHPLLATVGEDGPAGESRSFLETGPGLVLTALKAAGNPIASGRTPGPVSALTARVAEAGGRTVPLSVATTLPLGAWRRADLLENVTGDAPGALDGMEIVTLVAPLRPGPPAGAAGERAAGPDAAGAGTDGGTVWEVPEVPGAEPYQPVHTRYWLDNTGPAPMGDLPVAVHLSPSDVDAGGPVDLTLTIASALTQDRAEGVVTLIAPEGWSVAPAVRPYVLPPGGHATVPVRLTPPPGAEDGLHLLTARTEFGGQTYEDVTRLHVFRPGEGGRRSPGPEVTLEGLGHPPHLRLTPGERAEIVVRLSSEARSPVSARAQLVSPWQTFGMFPEWNTGVVVPPEGEAEVCFPVRVPPGARPGRWWALVKIACAGWLHYTDTIEVEVGP from the coding sequence ATGCGCGTCACCGCCGTCGAGTCCACCGAGGTGTTCGTCCGCGCGGCTTCCGGCGGGGGCCCGCGCCAGGTGGTCCGCGTCGTCCTCGGCGAGGTGCCGGACGACGCGTCCCCGGTGGTCGAGGTCAGCGGCCCGGGGGTGCGGGGCGAGCACCGGGCGGACGGACGGCCCCCCGGCATGACGCTCGAAGTGCCGGTGGAGGCCGCCGCGCCCGCCGCCGTCCCGGGCGCACGCGTCCCGATCACCGTGCGGGCCGCCGCGGGCCGGGAGCGGTGCACGGCCGAGGGGGAGCTGCTCGTGTCCGAGCCGGGCTGGACGGTCTGGATGATCCCCCACTTCCACTACGACCCCGTGTGGTGGAACACCCAGGCCGCCTACACCGCCACCTGGGACCACGCGGGCGGCGCGGCGCAGGCGAACCGGCAGGAGTTCCAGTACGCGGGATTCGACCTCGTGCGGCTCCACCTGGAGACCGCCAGGAGGGAGCCGGGCTACGCGTTCGTGCTCGCCGAGGTCGACTACCTCAAGCCGTACTGGAACGCCCACCCCGAGGACCGGGCCTATTTGCGGCGTCTTCTCGCCGAGGGCCGGCTGGAGATCATGGGCGGCACGTACAACGAGCCGAACACCAACCTGACCGGACCCGAGGCGACGATCCGCAACATCGTCCACGGGATCGGCTTCCAGCGCGACGTGCTCGGCGGCGATCCGGCGACCGCCTGGCAGCTCGACGCGTTCGGGCACGACCCGCAGTTCCCCGGGCTGGCCGCCGAGGCGGGACTGACCTCCAGCTCGTGGGCGCGCGGGCCGTACCACCAGTGGGGCCCGATGCTCGCCGGCGGCGGCTGGGGCGACCCGTCGGTCATGCAGTTCCCCTCCGAGTTCGAGTGGGTGTCGCCGTCGGGACGCGGGGTCACCACCCACTACATGCCGGCCCACTACAGCGCCGGGTGGTGGATGGACTCCGCGCCCACTCTGGAGCAGGCCGAGGCCGCGGTCTACGAGCTGTTCACGCTGCTCAAGAAGGTCGCCGCGACCCGCAACGTGCTGCTGCCCGTCGGCACCGACTACACCCCGCCCAACAAGTGGGTCATGGAGATCCAGCGCGACTGGAACCGGCGCTACGTCTCGCCCCGGTTCGTCTGCGGGCTGCCGCGGCAGTTCTTCGCCGCCGTACGGGACGAGGGCGTCCGCCTCACGCCGCAGACGCGCGACATGAACCCGGTCTACACCGGCAAGGACGTGTCGTACATCGACACCAAGCAGGTCCAGCGGCACGCCGAGACGCGGCTCGCCGACGCGGAGAAGTTCGCCGCCGTCGCCACCGCGACCCTCGGCGCGCCCTACCCGCACGCCGCCCTCGACAAGGCCTGGCGGCAGATCGCGTACGGCGCGCACCACGACGGCATCACCGGATCGGAGTCCGACCAGGTCTACCTGGACCTGATGACGGGCTGGCGGGAGGCCTGGGACCTGGGCGGCCGGGTCCTCGACGCGTCGCTGCGCCGCCTCGGCGAGGGCCTGACCGGCGTCGCCGTCTGGAACCCCTCCTCCTGGCCCAGGACCGACCTCGTCCGCGTACGGCTGACGCTGCCCGAGCCCGGGGCGTACGGCGTGCGGCTCGAGTCCGGCGGCGGGCTGCTGCTGGAGCACCCCGAGCGGCACCCGGACGGCAGCCTCGCCGCCGTGGACGCGGTCTTCGTCGCCGCGGGCGTGCCCGCGCTCGGCTACCGGACGTTCCGGCTGGCGCCCACCGCCGAGCCCGCCCCGATCGGCTGGGCCGCAGGCGAGGGGACGCGGATCGGGAACGCCACGCACGCGGTGGAGGTCGACCCCGAGCGCGGCGGGACGGTGTCGAGCCTCATCGTCGAGGGCCGCGAGCTGCTGCAGCGGGGTCGGGCGGGCAACGAGCTGCTCGTCTACGACGAGCACCCGGCGCATCCGCGTTTCGGCGAGGGCCCCTGGCACCTGGTGCCGAGCGGCGGGGTGACGGGATCGGCCGGGGCACCGGCGGAGGTGACCGTCGCCGAGTGCCCGGCCGGCCGGCGGATCACGGTCACCGGCAGGATCGGGCCCGTCGCCTACACCCAGGAGATCACCCTGTGGGACGGGCTGCCGCGTGTGGACCTCACCACCCACGTGGACGAGTTCCACGGCTCCGACGTGCTGCTCCGGCTGCGCTGGCCGGTGCGGGTGCCGGGGGCGCTGCCGGTCAGCGAGGTCGCCGGCGCCGTCGTCGGGCGCGGGTTCGGCCTGATCGACGTGGACTCCGCGGAGCACCCCTGGACGCTGGACAACCCGGCGCACAACTGGTTCGCGCTGTCGTCCACCGCCCGCGTCGTGCTGCGCTCGCCCGCCGGACGGCCCCTCGGCGCGCGGGCGATCGGCGTCGCCGAGATCATCGCGCCCGTGGACGCGGCCGCCGGCGACCTGAGGGACCTCGCCGTGGCGCTCGTGCGGCAGGGCGTGACCTCGACCTGCTCCACCGGGCCCGGCCCCCGGTACGGCGACCTCGCCGTCGACTCCAACCTGCCCGACGTGCGCATCGCGGTCGGCACCCCGGAGGAGAACCCGTTCGTCGCCGCGCTGCTCGACGACGCGGAGGCCGCGGAGCTGCGCGCGCGTCTCGCCGCCGGGGGCCGGGCCCGCCTGTGGGTGCCGGCGGACGAGCCGCTGGAGAAGGTGTGGGTGCCGGGCGCGGACCTCACCGGCCTCCGCGACCTCCCCGTCCTCGTGGTGTGCGGCGAGGGGGTGGTCGAGGAGCTGGCCGCGGACCTCGCCGACGCGGCCGTGGAGGTGGTGGCGGAGTCCGAGCAGGCCGACGCCTGTCTCGACGACTACACGATCGGGCTGATCAACCGGGGCACCCCGGGCTTCGCGGTCGATCCGTCGGGGGCGCTGCACGTGTCGCTCATGCGGTCGTGCACCGGGTGGCCGTCCGGCGTGTGGATCGACCCGCCGCGGCGCACCGCGCCCGACGGCTCGAACTTCCAGCTCCAGCACTGGACGCACACGTTCGAGTGCTCCCTGGTGGCCGCCCCCGGCGACTGGCGCGCGGCCGATCTCGTACGGCTCGGCCACGACGTCAACCACCCGCTGCTCGCGACCGTGGGGGAGGACGGGCCGGCGGGGGAGTCGCGGTCGTTCCTGGAGACGGGGCCCGGGCTGGTCCTCACCGCGCTCAAGGCGGCCGGAAACCCGATCGCCTCGGGCCGCACGCCCGGCCCGGTGAGCGCGCTGACCGCCCGCGTGGCCGAGGCCGGCGGCCGGACCGTCCCGCTGTCGGTCGCCACGACGCTGCCCCTGGGAGCGTGGCGGCGCGCCGACCTGCTGGAGAACGTCACCGGCGACGCCCCCGGCGCGCTCGACGGCATGGAGATCGTCACGCTGGTCGCTCCGCTCCGTCCCGGGCCGCCCGCGGGCGCGGCCGGTGAGCGGGCGGCCGGTCCCGATGCGGCCGGCGCGGGGACGGACGGCGGGACCGTGTGGGAGGTGCCGGAGGTGCCGGGGGCCGAGCCGTACCAGCCGGTCCACACGCGCTACTGGCTGGACAACACCGGGCCCGCGCCGATGGGCGACCTGCCGGTCGCCGTGCACCTGTCCCCGTCCGACGTGGACGCCGGGGGGCCGGTGGACCTGACGCTGACCATCGCCTCCGCTCTCACGCAGGACCGGGCGGAGGGCGTGGTCACGCTCATCGCCCCCGAGGGCTGGTCGGTGGCGCCCGCCGTCCGGCCGTACGTGCTGCCTCCGGGAGGCCACGCCACCGTGCCGGTGCGGCTCACCCCGCCCCCCGGCGCCGAGGACGGCCTCCACCTGCTCACCGCGCGCACCGAGTTCGGCGGCCAGACGTACGAGGATGTCACCCGGCTGCACGTGTTCCGGCCGGGGGAGGGCGGACGGCGGTCGCCGGGGCCGGAGGTGACGCTGGAGGGGCTCGGCCACCCGCCTCACCTGCGGCTGACGCCCGGCGAACGGGCCGAGATCGTCGTCCGCCTGAGCTCGGAGGCGCGGTCGCCGGTCTCCGCGCGGGCGCAGCTCGTCAGCCCCTGGCAGACGTTCGGGATGTTCCCCGAGTGGAACACGGGCGTGGTCGTGCCACCCGAGGGCGAGGCGGAGGTGTGCTTCCCGGTACGGGTGCCGCCGGGCGCCCGCCCCGGCCGCTGGTGGGCGCTGGTGAAGATCGCGTGCGCCGGGTGGCTGCACTACACGGACACGATCGAGGTCGAGGTCGGACCGTGA
- a CDS encoding putative quinol monooxygenase, translating to MSVCVAILQAKPEHADEVEAAVRGIAAATRDEEGALAFVLHRQGPDRFIIYEKYVDDDAREAHFATPYVSGLVARFGELLVAEPQIEFAEELTGFIR from the coding sequence ATGTCGGTGTGCGTGGCGATCCTGCAGGCCAAGCCCGAACACGCGGACGAGGTGGAGGCGGCCGTGCGCGGCATCGCCGCCGCCACCCGCGACGAGGAGGGCGCCCTGGCCTTCGTGCTCCACCGGCAGGGCCCGGACAGGTTCATCATCTACGAGAAGTACGTCGACGACGACGCCCGCGAGGCCCACTTCGCCACGCCGTACGTCTCGGGGCTGGTGGCCCGGTTCGGGGAACTGCTCGTCGCCGAGCCGCAGATCGAGTTCGCCGAGGAGCTGACGGGCTTCATCCGCTGA
- a CDS encoding glycoside hydrolase family 3 N-terminal domain-containing protein, whose product MTSRLRPVWVTALVALLAAALSVVFTADREAARAADAPYKDPALPVAARVDDLLSRMSLDDKVGQMTQADRSALTTVSDVATYRLGSILSGGGSAPSPNTASSWADMYDNFQRQALSTPLGIPMIYGVDAVHGHNNVAGATIFPHNIGLGAARDPDLAERVGRATAEEVSGTGVDWTFAPCLCVARNDRWGRTYESFGEDPQLVTQMTTIVDGFQKAGNASILATAKHYVGDGGTTGGRDQGNTELSEADLRAIHLAPFKAAVQRGVGSVMVSYSSWNGVKMHGNKYLLTDVLKGELGFTGFVVTDWAGIDQLDGQTGFTANEITTAVNAGVDMVMVPTDYKRFVSLLKQEVQGGRIAMSRIDDANRRILTKKFELGLFEKPLTDRSYTSTVGSAAHRAVAREAVRKSLVLLKNAGGVLPLGKSGGKIFVAGKSADDIGNQSGGWTISWQGSSGNITQGTTILQGIRDAVGSGAQVTYNRDGSGIDSSYRAAIAVVGETPYAEGQGDRTGSMGLDSTDLATLQRLKASGVPLVVVLVSGRPLDIAGQLDQWNALVAAWLPGTEGRGVADVLFGDHAPTARLPMTWMRSADQQPINAGDGKQALFEYGFGLTYAGSSPSPSPSPSPSPSPSPSPSPSPSPSPSPSASPSGPSGGCVVTYKVNDWGNGFTADVTITNRSSSPVNGWRLQWTYAGNQKVTGYWNSTITQSGQQVTASNATWNGTIGAGGGTASFGFQGSYSGANTTPAAFTLNGTACAIG is encoded by the coding sequence ATGACATCCCGGCTGAGGCCCGTCTGGGTCACCGCGCTCGTGGCGCTGCTCGCCGCGGCGCTGAGCGTCGTCTTCACCGCCGATCGCGAGGCCGCGCGGGCGGCGGACGCGCCGTACAAGGATCCGGCCCTTCCGGTGGCGGCGCGGGTGGACGACCTGCTGTCCAGGATGTCGCTGGACGACAAGGTCGGGCAGATGACCCAGGCCGACCGGTCGGCGCTGACGACGGTCTCCGACGTCGCGACGTACCGGCTCGGCTCGATCCTGTCCGGCGGCGGCTCGGCCCCCTCGCCGAACACCGCCTCCTCCTGGGCCGACATGTACGACAACTTCCAGCGGCAGGCGCTGTCCACCCCGCTCGGCATTCCGATGATCTACGGGGTCGACGCCGTGCACGGGCACAACAACGTCGCGGGTGCGACGATCTTCCCGCACAACATCGGGCTGGGGGCGGCCCGCGACCCCGACCTGGCGGAGCGGGTCGGGCGGGCGACGGCCGAGGAGGTGTCGGGCACCGGGGTCGACTGGACCTTCGCGCCCTGCCTGTGCGTGGCCCGCAACGACCGCTGGGGGCGGACGTACGAGTCCTTCGGCGAGGACCCGCAGCTCGTCACCCAGATGACGACGATCGTGGACGGCTTCCAGAAGGCCGGGAACGCCTCCATCCTCGCCACCGCCAAGCACTACGTGGGCGACGGCGGCACCACGGGCGGCAGGGACCAGGGCAACACCGAGCTGAGCGAGGCCGACCTGCGGGCCATCCACCTCGCCCCGTTCAAGGCCGCCGTGCAGCGCGGCGTGGGCTCCGTCATGGTGTCCTACAGCTCCTGGAACGGCGTGAAGATGCACGGCAACAAGTACCTGCTCACCGACGTGCTGAAGGGCGAGCTGGGCTTCACGGGCTTCGTGGTCACCGACTGGGCGGGCATCGACCAGCTCGACGGCCAGACCGGCTTCACCGCGAACGAGATCACCACGGCGGTCAACGCGGGCGTCGACATGGTCATGGTGCCGACCGACTACAAGAGGTTCGTCTCGCTGCTCAAGCAGGAGGTGCAGGGCGGGCGCATCGCGATGTCGCGGATCGACGACGCCAACCGGCGCATCCTCACCAAGAAGTTCGAGCTGGGGCTGTTCGAGAAGCCGCTGACCGACCGCTCCTACACCTCCACCGTGGGCAGCGCGGCGCACCGCGCCGTCGCCCGCGAGGCCGTGCGCAAGTCGCTGGTCCTGCTGAAGAACGCGGGCGGCGTGCTCCCGCTCGGCAAGAGCGGCGGCAAGATCTTCGTGGCCGGCAAGAGCGCCGACGACATCGGCAACCAGAGCGGCGGCTGGACGATCAGCTGGCAGGGCTCGTCCGGGAACATCACGCAGGGGACCACGATCCTGCAGGGCATCCGCGACGCCGTCGGCTCCGGCGCGCAGGTCACCTACAACCGCGACGGCAGCGGCATCGACTCCTCCTACCGCGCGGCCATCGCCGTCGTGGGCGAGACGCCGTACGCGGAGGGCCAGGGCGACCGGACCGGGTCGATGGGCCTTGACTCGACCGACCTGGCCACGCTGCAGCGGCTCAAGGCGTCCGGCGTGCCGCTGGTCGTGGTGCTCGTCTCCGGCCGGCCGCTGGACATCGCCGGCCAGCTCGACCAGTGGAACGCGCTGGTGGCGGCCTGGCTGCCCGGCACCGAGGGGCGCGGCGTGGCCGACGTGCTGTTCGGCGACCACGCCCCCACCGCGAGGCTGCCGATGACCTGGATGCGCAGCGCCGACCAGCAGCCGATCAACGCGGGGGACGGCAAGCAGGCGCTGTTCGAGTACGGCTTCGGGCTGACCTACGCGGGCTCCAGCCCGTCCCCCTCCCCATCCCCGTCTCCGTCGCCTTCTCCGTCCCCGTCTCCGTCGCCTTCGCCGTCTCCGTCCCCGTCGCCCAGCGCCAGCCCGTCGGGGCCGTCCGGCGGGTGCGTGGTGACGTACAAGGTGAACGACTGGGGCAACGGGTTCACCGCGGACGTGACGATCACCAACAGGTCGTCGAGCCCGGTCAACGGGTGGAGGCTCCAGTGGACCTACGCCGGCAACCAGAAGGTCACCGGCTACTGGAACTCGACGATCACCCAGTCGGGCCAGCAGGTCACCGCGTCCAACGCCACCTGGAACGGGACCATCGGCGCGGGCGGAGGCACGGCGAGCTTCGGCTTCCAGGGGTCCTACAGCGGCGCCAACACCACCCCCGCCGCGTTCACGCTCAACGGGACGGCCTGCGCGATCGGATGA
- a CDS encoding DUF3592 domain-containing protein, translating to MSQTALITLILSGIGLLFGLIGGGITMNAREFRRRAQRTRGLVVGLRASRSDDGTVYYPTIRFTTVYGQQVEAETAYGSNPPPARPGEEVPVLYDPAKPTRIRVDSAAGSGTLLGGVFLAVGIVLFAAGAGVALVQTF from the coding sequence GTGTCACAAACCGCTCTCATCACCCTGATCCTTTCGGGCATCGGTCTCCTCTTCGGCCTCATCGGCGGCGGCATCACGATGAACGCGAGAGAGTTCCGCCGCCGGGCGCAGCGCACCCGCGGCCTGGTCGTCGGGCTGCGGGCGAGCCGGTCCGACGACGGGACCGTGTATTACCCCACCATCCGCTTCACCACCGTGTACGGCCAGCAGGTCGAGGCCGAGACCGCCTACGGGAGCAACCCGCCGCCCGCCCGGCCGGGTGAGGAGGTCCCGGTGCTGTACGACCCGGCCAAGCCCACGCGGATCCGGGTCGACAGCGCGGCGGGCAGTGGAACGCTCCTCGGCGGCGTCTTCCTCGCGGTCGGCATCGTGCTGTTCGCCGCGGGGGCGGGGGTGGCGCTGGTCCAGACGTTCTGA
- a CDS encoding PH domain-containing protein, translating into MAGVEEPRHEWRVPRGIVALKAAGTVLCGVLAVAGDGAQLFLAGVAALGIGLLTGRDLVAPVRLAAGEDGLVVSGIAGRERISWNDVDRIRVDSHRRYGLTTELLEIDAGEQIHLFSRFDLGEPVVDVAETLIRMRP; encoded by the coding sequence ATGGCGGGTGTTGAGGAGCCGCGGCACGAATGGCGGGTGCCGCGCGGGATCGTTGCGCTGAAGGCCGCGGGCACCGTGCTGTGCGGTGTGCTGGCGGTCGCCGGCGACGGCGCGCAGCTCTTCCTCGCCGGCGTGGCGGCCCTGGGGATCGGCCTGCTGACCGGCCGCGACCTGGTCGCGCCGGTGCGGCTCGCGGCGGGGGAGGACGGGCTGGTCGTCTCCGGGATCGCCGGGCGGGAGCGCATCTCCTGGAACGATGTGGACCGCATCCGGGTGGACTCGCACCGCCGGTACGGTCTCACGACCGAGCTCCTGGAGATCGACGCCGGCGAGCAGATCCACCTGTTCAGCCGCTTCGACCTCGGTGAGCCGGTCGTCGACGTGGCCGAGACGCTCATCCGGATGCGTCCCTGA
- a CDS encoding DUF5709 domain-containing protein produces MRENRPQTDPRSRFEDEGIPDLQEGTPGQQRAEDPQEMPLPGDRPLGLDEYGTTTTEMREGESHDLRLSREEPDLDVRFGTGTGPGGRGEERAGETDDELLDSSEDEPAYSSGAEADVLGEGGDQPYEGYGTGTGDEAGGYGSGDPADYATVNPSQPGRYGTGEPGRAGRLVDPDGGMGVDTEKDLIAEDVGPDLGGYTAEEQAMRVEDETP; encoded by the coding sequence ATGAGAGAGAACAGACCACAGACCGACCCGCGTTCGCGGTTCGAGGACGAAGGCATTCCGGACCTGCAGGAGGGCACGCCCGGGCAGCAGCGGGCCGAGGACCCGCAGGAGATGCCGCTGCCCGGCGACCGGCCCCTGGGCCTCGACGAGTACGGCACCACGACCACGGAGATGCGCGAGGGCGAGTCCCACGACCTGCGCCTGTCCCGCGAGGAACCGGACCTGGACGTCCGGTTCGGCACGGGGACCGGGCCCGGAGGCCGCGGCGAGGAGAGGGCCGGGGAGACCGACGACGAACTGCTCGACTCCTCCGAGGACGAGCCGGCCTACTCCTCCGGAGCAGAGGCCGACGTCCTCGGCGAGGGCGGCGACCAGCCGTACGAGGGGTACGGGACCGGCACCGGCGACGAGGCCGGCGGATACGGGTCGGGGGACCCGGCGGACTACGCGACCGTCAACCCGTCCCAGCCGGGCAGGTACGGCACCGGCGAGCCGGGCCGGGCCGGACGGCTCGTCGACCCGGACGGCGGCATGGGCGTGGACACCGAGAAGGACCTGATCGCCGAGGACGTCGGGCCCGACCTCGGCGGCTACACGGCGGAGGAGCAGGCGATGCGCGTGGAGGACGAGACGCCGTAG